The Rhodocytophaga rosea genome has a segment encoding these proteins:
- a CDS encoding M61 family metallopeptidase: MKRKIKIFTSLYVILLCVALCSLVQAAPGIAYTVSMDEAQTHYFDVQMKVSGYKHPYIDFKMPVWTPGSYLVREYARNVEAFTARTTKGGAAKSEKINKNTWRVYSNNSDEVEVSYRVYAFEISVRTPFLDASHGYIQPAAVFMFVKDLMNTPGTVTVKPYKNWNQLSTGLSQVGNNKFALKFPDYDVLVDSPIEIGTHKVLEFSVRNVPHRVAMYGEGNYDEKRLVADMKRIVEETVKIFDEIPYEHYTFIVHNLPAGGGGLEHLNSTTLQTGRWNYGTETGYKGFLGLVSHEFFHLYNIKRIRPKVLGPFDYENENYTTLLWVAEGVTSYYDDHLLLRANLVDADDYLNTATGNIGTIENAPGNKVQSVAESGFDAWIKYYRPNENSNNTTISYYTKGAVVGMLLDLEIMNSTQGKQSFDDVLRYLYQEYYKKQKRGFTEAEMQAAVEKVAGKKLDDFFQKHIYGVEQPDYNKYLGYVGLKLLNYSEGKNDAYLGAATSMSNGKLNVTSVMRGTAAYQYGLNVNDEIIAVDNYRVGENLNQFISNKKPGDKVAILINRGGILQTLDITLGKNPNASYGMQRVANASPQQEALLQKWLRLTEN, translated from the coding sequence ATGAAGAGAAAAATTAAAATATTCACCAGCTTGTATGTGATTTTACTGTGCGTAGCCCTATGTAGTCTGGTACAGGCCGCTCCTGGCATTGCCTATACGGTATCTATGGATGAAGCCCAAACCCATTACTTCGACGTACAGATGAAAGTAAGCGGATACAAGCACCCGTACATAGACTTTAAGATGCCTGTATGGACACCAGGCTCCTATCTGGTGCGCGAGTATGCCAGAAATGTAGAAGCATTTACGGCCCGCACCACCAAAGGAGGCGCTGCAAAGTCAGAGAAGATCAATAAGAATACCTGGCGGGTATACAGCAATAATTCGGATGAGGTGGAAGTAAGCTATAGGGTATATGCATTTGAAATCAGTGTACGCACGCCTTTCCTGGATGCCTCACATGGATATATTCAGCCTGCCGCTGTATTTATGTTTGTAAAAGATCTGATGAACACACCAGGCACGGTAACTGTAAAGCCTTACAAAAACTGGAACCAACTCTCCACCGGACTTTCCCAGGTTGGAAATAATAAATTTGCCCTCAAATTCCCTGACTATGATGTGCTGGTAGATTCACCCATTGAAATCGGTACACACAAGGTACTTGAATTTTCTGTACGTAATGTGCCGCACCGGGTAGCTATGTATGGCGAAGGAAATTATGACGAGAAGCGCCTGGTCGCAGATATGAAAAGAATTGTGGAGGAAACTGTGAAGATATTCGATGAGATTCCTTACGAGCATTATACCTTTATCGTACATAACCTGCCTGCTGGCGGTGGCGGTCTGGAGCACCTGAACTCTACCACCCTGCAAACCGGCCGGTGGAACTATGGAACGGAGACTGGTTATAAGGGCTTTCTCGGGCTGGTGTCGCATGAGTTCTTCCACCTGTATAATATAAAACGGATTCGTCCCAAGGTGTTAGGGCCCTTTGATTATGAAAACGAAAATTATACCACTTTGCTTTGGGTCGCTGAGGGCGTAACCAGTTATTATGACGACCATCTGCTGCTCCGGGCCAATCTGGTAGATGCCGATGACTACCTGAACACAGCCACTGGTAATATTGGAACCATTGAGAATGCTCCTGGTAATAAAGTGCAGTCCGTTGCCGAATCAGGATTCGATGCCTGGATCAAGTATTACCGTCCCAACGAAAATTCAAACAACACAACCATTTCCTATTATACCAAAGGCGCGGTCGTAGGTATGCTGCTGGACCTGGAGATCATGAACAGTACGCAGGGCAAACAAAGCTTTGATGACGTATTGCGGTATTTATATCAGGAGTATTATAAGAAACAGAAAAGAGGGTTCACCGAAGCAGAAATGCAGGCAGCCGTAGAAAAGGTGGCTGGCAAAAAACTGGATGATTTCTTCCAGAAGCACATCTATGGGGTAGAACAACCAGATTATAATAAGTATCTCGGCTACGTAGGCTTAAAACTGCTGAATTATAGTGAGGGCAAGAATGATGCTTACTTAGGTGCAGCTACTTCTATGTCTAATGGGAAACTCAATGTTACCTCTGTGATGCGGGGTACGGCAGCCTATCAATATGGACTGAATGTAAATGATGAAATTATTGCTGTCGATAATTACAGGGTAGGGGAGAACCTCAATCAATTTATCTCCAATAAGAAACCAGGCGATAAAGTAGCAATACTTATTAACCGGGGAGGTATCCTGCAGACACTGGATATTACGTTGGGCAAGAACCCGAATGCCAGTTATGGTATGCAGCGAGTCGCTAATGCCTCTCCGCAACAGGAAGCCCTGCTGCAAAAATGGCTCCGCCTGACTGAGAACTAA
- the dprA gene encoding DNA-processing protein DprA, which yields MHSHSSHTPDTPDELIYKVALGLTSGVGDVTTRQLISYCGSAAAVFKTPKGKLLKVPGIGPKTAEALLNKENIAEAEKECELAQKQNIHILFYTDPAYPSRLKNITDAPALLYFKGNADLNSEKIIAVVGTRKATPYGKHVTEQIVQELSAYPSVLVVSGLAYGIDIAAHKAALQYKVPTLGVMASGADIVYPSGHKNTAAQMEESGGLLTEYRIGTKPDAPYFPARNRIIAGISDAVIVVEAAITGGALITAEIANGYNRDVFAVPGNLDAPCSEGCNMLIRNHKANIFTGVKDLVYYLNWDQQAAPAKSKHTDQYEQLDEDSKKIVNLLQQNKEMLMDDLSWKAQIPVSKLASLLLTLELQGLLKALPGKKFTLS from the coding sequence TTGCATAGTCATTCATCACATACACCCGATACCCCCGATGAACTTATTTACAAAGTAGCATTGGGATTAACCTCAGGCGTAGGTGACGTAACCACCAGGCAATTGATCAGCTACTGTGGTTCAGCTGCGGCTGTATTCAAAACGCCCAAAGGCAAACTATTAAAAGTACCTGGTATCGGACCGAAAACGGCTGAAGCCTTACTCAACAAAGAAAATATTGCTGAGGCAGAAAAAGAATGTGAACTCGCCCAAAAACAAAACATACACATCCTTTTCTATACAGACCCTGCATATCCCAGCCGTCTGAAGAATATAACCGATGCCCCTGCCCTACTCTATTTTAAAGGGAATGCCGATCTGAATTCGGAGAAGATCATTGCAGTTGTTGGTACGCGCAAAGCTACTCCGTATGGCAAACATGTAACAGAACAGATCGTACAGGAGCTTTCGGCCTACCCATCTGTGCTGGTGGTGAGTGGGCTGGCGTATGGCATAGATATAGCTGCACATAAAGCGGCCCTTCAGTACAAAGTCCCTACCTTAGGTGTAATGGCAAGCGGAGCAGACATTGTATACCCATCCGGTCACAAAAATACAGCAGCACAGATGGAAGAAAGCGGAGGCCTGCTTACTGAATACCGGATAGGTACCAAACCAGATGCGCCTTACTTCCCGGCCCGAAACCGCATTATCGCCGGTATTTCGGATGCAGTTATTGTGGTAGAGGCAGCTATTACAGGTGGAGCTTTGATCACGGCAGAAATCGCCAATGGCTATAACCGGGATGTGTTTGCCGTGCCCGGAAATCTGGATGCGCCTTGTTCAGAAGGCTGTAATATGCTGATCAGGAACCATAAGGCCAATATATTTACGGGTGTAAAAGACCTGGTGTATTACCTCAACTGGGATCAGCAGGCAGCACCAGCCAAATCTAAACACACCGATCAATATGAGCAACTGGATGAGGATTCTAAAAAGATCGTAAATCTGCTGCAACAGAACAAAGAAATGCTGATGGATGATTTGAGCTGGAAAGCCCAGATACCAGTTAGTAAACTCGCTTCCCTCCTACTCACACTGGAACTGCAAGGGCTTCTTAAAGCTTTGCCTGGCAAGAAATTCACCTTGAGTTGA
- a CDS encoding GNAT family N-acetyltransferase: MPIEIKEIHSSDSVAYKQFLLQGLEQDYENFRISPTDEKESPFPTRDKPDSFTLGAFEGNQWAGIVSFQREGENREKLRHKGLLFRMYISPAFRGKGIGQALIAELLNRVRALEDIEQINLTVVADNAVAKKVYEKFGFRSFAREVHAMKWKGKYYTEEQMVLFLRQPS; encoded by the coding sequence ATGCCGATAGAAATTAAAGAGATTCATTCTTCAGACTCGGTTGCCTATAAACAATTCCTGCTGCAAGGATTGGAACAGGATTATGAGAACTTCCGCATCAGCCCTACTGATGAAAAAGAATCTCCCTTTCCTACTAGAGACAAGCCCGATAGTTTTACCTTAGGTGCCTTCGAGGGGAATCAGTGGGCAGGCATCGTCAGTTTTCAGCGGGAAGGAGAAAACCGGGAAAAGCTCAGGCATAAAGGTTTGCTGTTCCGGATGTATATTTCTCCTGCCTTCCGGGGAAAAGGTATTGGCCAGGCGCTGATCGCAGAATTACTCAACCGGGTAAGAGCCCTGGAAGATATTGAGCAGATCAACCTCACGGTAGTCGCTGATAATGCCGTAGCAAAAAAGGTGTATGAAAAATTTGGTTTCCGTTCGTTTGCCCGGGAAGTCCATGCCATGAAATGGAAAGGTAAATATTATACGGAAGAACAAATGGTGCTTTTTCTACGGCAACCCTCCTGA
- a CDS encoding AI-2E family transporter → MNQTELFRQFPLLRYILLLLFAFLFFGGLHEARQFLIPFSLAAVLAMLMLPICRRLEKWGLHRGIAIGICILIILLTLAGLVFLFSLQVASFAQDIPALSGQLTKKLDNVQQFIEDKTNVSPDKQIEYLKQRASTMLESTGKYMSGFVSTTTGMLATIGIIVIYIFFFMYYRGKFLRFILMITPAEDHEKVKKITTQVSQVTQQYLSGVIIVVVILAILNSIGLLIIGIKQAIFFGSLAGLLNIIPYIGVLIGSLLPILVALLTKDSFTSAIAVAAVFAFNQFLENNFLTPNIVGGKVKVNPLATIMALLIGGYLWGVAGMILFIPFLGIAKIIFDNIEGLQPYGYLIGDEDTPGSDEPIVEKIKRRIRKVRK, encoded by the coding sequence ATGAATCAGACAGAACTATTCAGGCAATTTCCTTTACTTCGATATATTTTACTACTGCTGTTTGCTTTTCTTTTTTTCGGTGGCTTGCATGAAGCCAGGCAATTTCTGATTCCTTTTAGTCTGGCAGCCGTTCTGGCTATGCTCATGCTGCCAATTTGCCGCCGGCTGGAGAAATGGGGCTTACACCGGGGTATTGCTATTGGTATTTGTATTCTGATCATTCTGTTAACCCTGGCCGGGCTTGTATTTCTGTTTTCCTTGCAGGTAGCAAGTTTTGCTCAGGATATTCCTGCCTTAAGCGGACAACTTACCAAGAAACTGGATAATGTGCAGCAGTTTATTGAAGATAAAACTAACGTTTCGCCAGACAAGCAGATTGAATACCTTAAACAACGGGCTTCTACCATGCTGGAGTCTACAGGCAAGTATATGAGCGGCTTTGTAAGCACTACTACGGGCATGCTGGCTACTATTGGTATTATTGTGATTTACATCTTCTTCTTTATGTATTACCGGGGAAAATTCCTGCGGTTTATTTTGATGATTACTCCGGCAGAAGATCATGAAAAAGTAAAAAAGATCACTACCCAGGTAAGTCAGGTTACCCAGCAATATTTATCCGGGGTAATTATTGTGGTAGTAATTCTGGCTATATTAAATTCCATAGGATTGCTGATAATCGGCATTAAACAAGCCATTTTCTTTGGCAGTCTGGCAGGCTTGCTCAATATTATTCCCTATATCGGAGTTTTGATCGGAAGTTTGTTACCTATTTTGGTAGCCCTGCTTACCAAAGATAGTTTTACTTCAGCGATTGCCGTAGCAGCTGTTTTTGCCTTCAATCAGTTTCTCGAAAATAATTTCCTAACCCCCAATATTGTCGGAGGAAAAGTGAAAGTAAATCCGCTGGCTACGATTATGGCTTTGCTTATTGGCGGTTATCTGTGGGGAGTGGCCGGCATGATTTTGTTTATTCCTTTTCTGGGAATTGCTAAAATCATTTTCGATAATATAGAGGGCTTACAACCATATGGCTACCTAATTGGGGATGAAGATACACCAGGTTCCGACGAACCTATCGTGGAAAAGATAAAAAGACGCATCCGGAAAGTCCGAAAATGA
- a CDS encoding Cif family virulence factor, with the protein MKVALIISSVHLLATFSIAQNNSNDAQTLVQAERDFCNISKSKTTKQAFMAVLAEDAILFRPQPVNGKNWMNENPESPGLLIWEPAWAETSQAGDIGYTTGPYEFRANRTDTVAANFGHYVSIWKKQPDQPWQLVMDVGIGHTKLEKVSTLTFPPKENIKPQQVSQAQKELLKADQKFAQILKENGIAKAYAANMAMQARLYRNGHFPFIGNSSVEKYLITLKGTLVSETVEGFVAREGDMGYTYGITTYQEEKAEKQYSNYIRIWKRQADNTWKIVLDIQTPRPAPK; encoded by the coding sequence TTGAAAGTAGCGCTTATTATTTCCTCTGTTCACTTACTGGCTACTTTTAGCATCGCCCAGAATAATTCGAACGATGCACAGACGCTTGTCCAGGCAGAACGGGATTTTTGCAATATTTCAAAATCTAAAACTACAAAACAGGCATTTATGGCAGTGCTGGCAGAGGATGCTATTTTATTCCGGCCTCAGCCTGTAAATGGGAAAAATTGGATGAACGAAAATCCGGAATCTCCAGGATTACTTATCTGGGAGCCTGCCTGGGCAGAAACCTCACAAGCTGGAGATATAGGATATACAACTGGTCCCTATGAATTCAGAGCTAACAGAACAGATACTGTAGCTGCCAATTTCGGTCACTACGTTTCGATATGGAAGAAACAGCCTGATCAACCCTGGCAACTGGTGATGGATGTAGGCATTGGTCATACTAAATTGGAAAAAGTCTCAACATTGACATTTCCGCCTAAAGAAAACATAAAGCCGCAACAAGTATCTCAAGCACAAAAAGAATTATTAAAAGCAGATCAGAAATTTGCACAAATCTTGAAAGAAAATGGAATAGCAAAAGCGTATGCTGCGAACATGGCAATGCAAGCCAGATTATATAGAAATGGACATTTTCCGTTTATCGGAAATTCTTCCGTAGAGAAATATTTGATTACCCTAAAAGGAACATTAGTTTCTGAAACGGTAGAAGGATTTGTTGCCAGAGAAGGAGATATGGGCTATACCTATGGTATCACAACTTATCAGGAGGAAAAAGCTGAAAAGCAATACAGCAATTATATCCGGATATGGAAAAGGCAGGCAGATAATACCTGGAAAATTGTACTGGATATTCAAACACCCCGGCCTGCTCCAAAATAA
- a CDS encoding oxygenase MpaB family protein: protein MTNTMGSSQVARRIWGSTDAVMVFFAGGAAEFAAIKAVDWLFFTNALPSDPIGRFFDTVRFAQHVFFNEKPGSMATMDNINRIHGFVEDKRGYEIPQWAYKDVLFILIHYGERAHELIFGPLTHAERVSYFEACLGIGNAMHIQDLPQTYEAYIQQRHQHLLQDYAHTPLTDELFNSYKKALGTWRYQFLRLIQGSLIPQELQPVLNLKPHPVIDRLLKYYRFLPGKGNKLRFLHGILLPGSYRKKLRALERPAV from the coding sequence ATGACAAATACGATGGGTTCCAGTCAGGTGGCCAGGCGGATATGGGGAAGTACCGATGCTGTAATGGTATTCTTCGCCGGAGGCGCTGCTGAGTTTGCGGCTATTAAAGCGGTAGACTGGCTGTTCTTCACCAATGCGCTTCCCTCCGACCCTATCGGCCGCTTTTTCGATACCGTACGCTTTGCCCAGCATGTTTTCTTTAATGAGAAACCTGGGTCAATGGCTACGATGGATAATATCAACCGCATTCATGGATTTGTAGAAGATAAACGGGGCTACGAAATACCACAATGGGCCTACAAGGATGTGCTTTTTATTTTAATTCATTATGGCGAACGGGCGCATGAACTCATATTTGGCCCCTTAACGCATGCCGAACGTGTCTCTTACTTTGAAGCCTGCTTAGGCATTGGAAACGCTATGCATATACAGGATCTGCCTCAAACCTATGAAGCGTACATACAGCAGCGGCATCAGCATTTATTACAGGATTATGCGCATACCCCTCTTACAGATGAGTTATTTAATAGTTATAAAAAAGCTTTGGGTACATGGAGATATCAGTTTCTGCGTCTCATCCAGGGTAGCCTCATCCCACAAGAACTGCAACCAGTGTTAAATCTGAAGCCTCATCCGGTAATAGACAGATTATTAAAATACTACCGTTTCCTGCCAGGCAAGGGGAATAAACTTCGTTTTTTACATGGAATATTGCTACCAGGTAGCTATCGGAAAAAGCTCAGAGCTTTAGAACGTCCGGCGGTATAA
- a CDS encoding acyl carrier protein phosphodiesterase — protein sequence MNFLAHLYLSGDFDELMIGNFMADFVKGKPAVTIHPQIIKGIELHRQIDYYTDTHFVVKESKERLRSKYRKYAGVIVDMFYDHFLAVNWQSYSALPLPEFASQTYRLMTINKQLLPPAMHILLHYMQKQNWLVSYGRIEGIARALQGMSKRTTFQSDMELAVYDLQQDYQLYLAEFTNFFPQLIQHVKDWKDTHL from the coding sequence ATGAATTTTCTGGCGCACTTATACCTTTCCGGCGATTTTGATGAACTGATGATCGGGAACTTTATGGCCGATTTTGTGAAAGGGAAACCTGCTGTCACGATCCATCCTCAGATCATAAAAGGAATAGAACTCCATCGCCAGATCGATTATTATACTGATACGCATTTTGTAGTAAAAGAGAGCAAAGAGCGCCTCCGTTCCAAATACCGCAAGTATGCCGGCGTGATCGTAGATATGTTTTATGATCATTTTCTGGCCGTGAACTGGCAATCTTATTCTGCATTACCACTGCCAGAATTTGCCAGCCAGACCTACCGCTTGATGACAATAAATAAGCAGTTACTGCCGCCCGCCATGCATATTCTTCTTCATTATATGCAGAAGCAGAACTGGCTCGTATCGTATGGACGTATAGAAGGTATTGCCCGTGCCCTGCAAGGAATGTCCAAGCGGACTACTTTTCAATCGGATATGGAACTGGCTGTATATGACCTGCAACAGGATTATCAGTTGTACCTGGCCGAGTTTACCAATTTTTTTCCGCAATTGATTCAGCATGTAAAAGACTGGAAGGATACCCATTTGTAA
- a CDS encoding GNAT family N-acetyltransferase, with protein MEKNINVKHDKEEQVFYADLGGAVAELSYTIPSDQTIDMMHTYVPVEHRGHGIGEKLVETALAYAKENNYRVIPSCSFVARYVHRQHR; from the coding sequence ATGGAAAAGAACATAAACGTTAAACACGATAAAGAAGAACAAGTATTTTATGCAGACCTAGGTGGCGCTGTTGCAGAGTTATCTTATACCATTCCCAGCGATCAAACGATTGATATGATGCATACGTATGTTCCTGTGGAACACCGGGGACATGGTATAGGTGAAAAATTAGTAGAAACTGCCCTGGCCTATGCCAAAGAAAATAATTACCGGGTAATTCCTTCCTGTAGTTTTGTAGCCCGCTATGTACACAGGCAACACCGCTGA
- a CDS encoding FKBP-type peptidyl-prolyl cis-trans isomerase: MTVDTNKVVSLTYELRIDDENGEQTLVEKVEQDNPMVILYGSSGLPERFEEQISGLKQGDSFEFSINPEEGYGDFDEEAVVELPKDVFKVNGKVDNELLQIGNFVPMTNQDGHRLQGKVLEVHPDSVLMDFNHPLAGVNMHFKGQILDVREASQEELAHGHVHGEGGHHH, translated from the coding sequence ATGACAGTTGACACAAATAAAGTAGTATCATTAACCTACGAATTAAGGATTGATGATGAAAATGGCGAGCAAACGCTAGTAGAGAAAGTAGAGCAGGACAACCCGATGGTAATCCTTTATGGATCGAGTGGCTTACCGGAACGTTTCGAAGAGCAGATCAGCGGGTTAAAGCAGGGTGATTCCTTCGAATTCTCTATCAATCCGGAAGAAGGATATGGAGACTTTGATGAGGAAGCTGTTGTAGAACTTCCAAAAGATGTATTCAAGGTAAACGGAAAGGTGGATAATGAGTTATTGCAAATAGGCAATTTCGTTCCGATGACCAACCAGGATGGCCACCGTTTGCAGGGAAAAGTACTGGAAGTACATCCGGACAGTGTTTTAATGGACTTTAATCATCCGCTTGCCGGCGTGAACATGCATTTTAAAGGCCAGATCCTGGATGTGAGAGAAGCTTCTCAGGAAGAACTCGCCCATGGTCATGTACATGGCGAAGGTGGACATCATCATTAA